The DNA segment TTAATGTTTATTGTTAACCTAAGTTACTGATCATTTACAGTATTACAGAGTCTTTGCATGATGTAAAGGTTACTTTACGTTTATAGCTGAGTCTCAGACGTGACAGGTGTGACAGCAGGAAAGAGGATCAATAAACCTGCATCAACCTGCATTAAACGAgcaggattaaaggagccagactttgttCACACAGgtaggattgtattttacactgaccctgggtcTGCATGAGTACCATACAGTTTAAGTGAAGCACTGGAACTAGTACATATTTATTAtagatgcactgaagctaatcgGGATATTTACTGTGAATCTAGCCAACAGAACTGCCGAATACTCTTAATGTGTCATGCAGAGTGTGAGAGGGATTCCCTAAGACGTATGTGTATTTGGCCAACATCCTCCGAGAAAAAACCCACCACAGAGCGAGCACTCCTGACAAGCTGGTTCGGTGTTTTGCTGTCCGcggtagaggacctgagcttaaATGGAGGGAATTGAGATGGAGTTTTATGTACTGGCTCTGACGTCTTTAATAAACCAAAGAGATGGCAAACAACTTACCTCCAGCAGCTTAAGCTCCATCTGCtctaatgaccagcagcttGCCTGGTTCGTGTTAGTGTGGTACACCTGGATGTGAGTCAGGGATTAGAGCTGGGCTCAGGTTTTATGATATTCTGTGCTTCTGGTCTTACCCCTGTCTGGGAATCCAGTTCTTAATGaactatatatttaaaaagtatgCATGAGAGATTAGAGAGGAATAATAATCACAATAATAATGATCCTTGATGCTTGATCAAGAGGCAACTATTGTCTGCTCTCACTACTGTAATGGTTTTGCTTTAGTTATAAAGTTTACATACAATATACAGTGGGAGAAATAATTCTTTGGTCCCCTGATGAATTTATAAATTTGCtcacatacaaaaaaatgaacaatttcttaatatttatcataatttaatttaatagagAAAGAATATCAACCAACTATGCAAAAAAGGCCCGCACATTACATAAAAGTCATAAATGGATTGATTGTAAACCCCCAAAAAGATTCAAACTAATTCAATCAGATCTAGTAATATACATTGTGAAATCTTTGCTTTGTTAACTTGGTTTTCATTTGTGATTTGAAGCTACATGAATAGCCCCCTTCcccttttatatttttaattattttctatGCAGCATTACTCAGAGACTGAAaaccttttaaaagaaaacacaaagatttTGAAAGACGGTTGTTTAAACATCCAATCAAAATCTCCTGTTAAAAAATTGTTCCAAACTGAAAGTACAGGTGATGTTCAAGATGGGACTAGTGACCTCCTGAAGCTTCTAGATGGAGGGAGCAAGAAGATTACACTTGCAATCCAACTCTTACAAATAGCCTAGTCTACTTAGCTAGCACAACACACACCTTATGCTTATAATAGAAGGGAAGATGGGTGATTGTAATGTACTATAACGGTCCTGAGCCTCACACAAAAAAGCTTGCCATCCAACTCAAGATGGGACAAGGATCTAGTTTACATGGAGATATACATAATGCCACTCCTCACTCTTCTAAATATGCTTTCCAAAACCTAGTCTTTTAATGTCGTAGTCCCACAGAGTTGTTTCACAAAGGGATTGACATGTTCTTTATGTCCTAAATGTATTTACACTTGGCACATGTGTTGCCAGCTtggaataattaaaaaaagatgaacagTTTGACTGTTACTATATATTCATTGTGATTGCTTTAGAAGGGTAAAGCTAAACTTTTTTGTGTACCAAACATTTGAGTATTAAGTGAACTTACACTGCAAAATATCAGTAAACAACCTAAAAACCTATACAAGGATACTTGAAGATACATAAATATAACCTTTTCAAGATACGATGAACTCAGAGAATGTGGTTTCATAGATTTTTGTAAGTCATTGTATTGCAAACCatttaaatctaatttttttCCTACAACTATTGCTAAAATGTCCTGTGGCCTGACATTGAAGGTCTCAGGTAAACAGAGCTTTTGCATGCAAACCTTGCCAGTGGGTGCggctaaaaacaccacctgACAAGTTTGTCTCTGGTTAATCTGATGAGCTTAAAGTCTTAAATGGAAATGCCCGAGTGTGTACGTGTGAACAggcctgtgtgtttttattgatgCACTTAACACAGCCATCTGTGCAAGCTGGCTAAGGGAGAGAGAGGGCAGAACCAATCCGTATTCCCAAACGGTCTTATGCATACCACGTTAGTAGCCACCTCATCAACAGGTTATAGGTATCTTTGCTGCACTGTTTGAGCATAAATTTGGAGAGAATGCCTGAAATGACTGAGGAACTAGAAGTTATCTAGCACATACTGGACAGACAACAAAAGTCGAAGCTGAAGGACTCCAGATAACTTTGCCTTCAAGACCGCCAGACTCCTGGATTTACAATTTTATTTCCTGGCCTGACTTGTTTTTCCTTGAATCCTTAAATCACTTTGAATGCAACAATGGGCTGTTCTCCATCTAAAGGAAAGTTATTTTCAAAGCCAGAAGGATCTCCAAAAGCTTCTCTGGGTGAAGTACCACAGGATGTTAATAATTGTAGACCTGTAGAAGTTGAGAATACATGTTTGAAAACCGAAGTGACCGAAAATGAACTTCCACTTCCGAATGAAGGATTTCATAGCGAAGAGACTGAATTATTTCCATTGGTCTCTGATGCAAAGACTGTACCAAATCTGCAGGACACTGATGAAACAGAAGTAAACACGATGCCCCAAGAAATAATCACCGATGTGGAACAAACCAAAGGaattaaaaagacagcaaagcaaaaaagaagTAAAGGCAAGAAAAGGTCTTTTGAGAATCACAGGAAGTTCTGTCATGTACAGACAAAGGTGGACTTCCCACCTCACATGCTGAGAGCTCACCAGGCAGCCTATAACTTTCTGAACCCAAACATTTCCAAATATGAAACTCTTTTGGGTCTACTAGATCAGGCTGCCCAGACACAGCTGTCCCTCCAGCCCATGATGTCTGCTTTAGTATTGCGCTTTGAGGAGATCAACCAAGCACTAGAGGATATGGCTGATGAGGGGGAGCTGATGTTGAAGGAGCATGGTGAATACATGACCTTACCTTCTGGGATGATTTGCTCAGCTAACCCTAGAATGAATACAACATGTCAAACCGATCCACCTCCAGATCTTTTACAGCAACTACTCCAACAGTCAACTGAAAAGATGAAGTTAGTGGGAGGATCAGTCCAGGCACTAGGTGACACTACACTTGAGGAGGCAGTGGaatatttttcttctgtctATAAACTGCTAAATAAGAAGCTGCAGACGAAGCAGACGGCAGAGAAGAGGCTTTTTCAAGTGATCGCACAAGTAGAAAGGGCAGCCATGAGGAAGTTCAACTCAGAAGATTCAACACTGCATAGTGAGGATAGTGGTATCGGAGGAGAAAATGAGAGTCTGACGGGTTCTGAAAGGCATCGCCGGCATCGTGGAAGTGCTGGATCTGAAAGTTGGGGGTCTGGAGTCAACATTCGGAGTACATTTGATAGTCTCCCCAGTAATTCGACCAACCTTGGAGACCATAAtgaagatgaggatgaggatgaggatgattATGATGACGATGATAAAGAGAATGAAGAGGAGGAAAGTGATACACGAGGAAGGAAGAGGTCAAACTCTTCCCCACCTGATCCCAGTCAGGCCATTCATTATATGTTCACAAATTACAATCGAGATCAGCAGGCAACAGTCAAACAACCGCTGATTGATCCTGTTATTGCAAAGCCTGAACACCTTTCATTAACTACGTGTGGAATGACAGAATTACAAAACAGCCAGTGGGTCTTGGATGATAGAATAAAAATGATGGCTGAAATACAAGGAAACAAGGAATTACCAAGACCTCATTGCAAGCTGGATAGAGCTGAAGTAAGACGGCATTCATTAAATGGATTGTCAGGTTCACACAAAGGCGTTGTGAGACCAAATAAGACAAATTGTTCTGTAACAATCTTAGCAAACCAACCACCAAAACGCCACTCTGTCAGAAGGTTAATTCATACCTTTAGCAAAGTAGCTGATGGGAGACCTGAGCAGAGTCTCACTAATATTCCACCTCATAACAGGATGCCCAGGAAAAGTGGCTTACTTCAGTTATCTGACGCAGTAAATGACAAGGAAAGTTCAGTCAACagtggcaacaacaacaacagctggccTGATAGCAAGGACGAGCTGGATATGGACAACCTACCACCGCCCCCCCCAGAAGTTCTGATGGACAATTCCTTTCAGAGTACTCAGGTCCTAGCAGGAACTGAAGTGGGTTTGCAGAAACCTTTTAGTTCTCAAGTGATAAACCCCAAGATTGGAATCTTCCATCGCCTGAAGGCATCTATCCACAATGTAGAAGTGTTACCAAACCGAGCATGTATGAGGCCAAGGTCGATTGCTATCTCTCCTGCCCATCCTGTTACACAGGATGGTGTTACGGGCACTCAGGATGCAGATCAGCTGCAATCAGAAACAGATCTGAACCTGGAAATTAAGAATAATCTCTACCAAAAGGCATGTAAGATTATTCACCTGCGTGATGCAGCAGAATCTTCTGATAAGAGAAATCTTGTTGAACCAGGCATCAGGGCAACTTCTCCTCTTCAACTCACAATAGATCGGAAATATAACAGCAATGAATTTTATGAGGGTGAATTATCCCCTTGCAGTCTGACTGTGATAGCACCACCTGTATCTAGAGTCCGCCTTCCACCATCTTGTCCTAGTACATGCAAAAGATTTCCAAGTCCCCCTGTAATTAGACCTCAGTCTACATCTAGGCACTCATCTCGTCCTAGTTCTCCCAGAACAGTGACACGCTGTATAGataacaaaacagaagaaatcaTTCCATCTGTATCCTTTCGCGACGCACgctctgttttctgtcaaaATGAGTTTCAAAACTTGAAGACCTGTTTGCCCCCTGAAAGGTCTGCGCTTCCCAGACAAGGGGGAGAGGTCTCCCGAGGAAGACTACTGACCAGAGCAACAGACACCTCTACTCGTCGCACCCAATCAGACCATAGGCCTAGTGGGACTCTTCATTCAGAGTTTCTAAAGGATGCCAGTTTGGCCTCTATGCAGGAGAAAAGGAGTAACCTATTGCCACAAAATACAGGTAAATATTACAAAAGATTGTTACGAGTTCAAAATTGGGGAtggaaacaagagaaaaaaaccacaataataacactggtccggtcgggttgagtcaaacgatgattttaatgaacacacgcgtgggagatggacactgtatgcagacagcctcagatctcaaaatggtggagcattgctcaaactcttatagcctctggtgcctccaccttatcataaaaagcctaaacatttacatgctttctctcacacagcgcctaagctacgaccttggctccctgctTATCTGCTCTTGCTgcgatggggcagaaaactccagcatattctgttctcttctaatcagacaaataagacaATAACTCTCtgtgaacagtatttcttataactcagcagtataatgcatcataaagcAATATCCTTCATTCACAACAAGCCAgcagtttaatgtaatgcaaatcagtttaactaatgcaatagttatcagcttcttctaattcaggagaataatgcaaactaaactacataataattcacaatcttcaattcggggtataacatggcataaaataacacTACAATCCAACAAGATGAAATATGTgattacatatttttaaaaatgtgcatttcaAATTGTTTAAAAGTAGCTCACCAAATCTTTATGTCACTTCTGAGTCAATTTTGTGatcatattaaaaaatgtaaactactcaacacttaaattacacatcaTAGCCTAATGGATGAAACATTCAAACTGAAAATCTTGACTGACATACACTGTAATTTGCTGAGAACAAAATAATGTTACAGCGGTTAATTGAAACCAAAATCATCACCCCTTTGAGACCTGggttcaaaatcaaatcaaaaataaagTTAACATTTGTTGTTAAAAGTCTTCCCTTGACTTTTTCAATAGCATATattgaaaacaaacagattagTTTGACATTTGGTGACTGTTTGCTTTGAATCTACCCAGATGGTTTTTGACTCAAACAGCTGTCTTACTTTTCTCTGAATGATATCAGCATATCTGGCAATCTGAATTTCCAGATCTGATATGCAActgatttttctgtctttgtgtcatACTCTTGAGTCTTGATGTCTCACAATTTCTGGAAACCAGCATACTCCAGCAGTACCATACTCGGTTGCCATGAAAGGTGAACTGCAAAGCCACTGCATGTTGAAAGAGAAGCAATAGTGAAAGCAGGCAAATTCCCCACATTCTTAGCAATTATGCACCAATTGTCTACACAGTTGGTGGTGCAACTGGTTACTCTATGAGTTTCTTAGTTGAAAATAATACTGCTATGAACACTTTGCTATGCACTCTTATTTAGGCACCAGTCACACATTTGCCTAGAGAACAGTGAGCAACCATGTGGCCACTAAGGAAAAGTGTATATTCCACAGCTGGTTGGTGAATGGTTGCTGCCAGGTTACTGGCAGTCACTGGCGATTAAAACTGGTTGCAAAGAGGTATGCAGTACTGCACTGAAAACCTACATGCGAGTGTTTTGATTTCTAGCAGGTTGCTGGGGTTACCTATAGCTTGCATAGAAGACAtaaacttgtctgcaaacacacaaactgtcacGATCTGGTACAGGGATTCAAACGCAGAGCGGTAAGGTATCTccaaggtgtagtttatttacagtgccagtgcaatatatgtacagtgaaggGATCCAAAACTCCGGGGGAATCACAGGGTAACTCGCTCACGTCTTCTtcgctcacactcacacacgttcCCGCAGCAGGGAGGTCGCAGgtcccgggggggggggggggggggggagatctgAGGCAGACGAGAAGGCAGGTCACCAACTAATCACAAATCACGAATATGAAGCACAAGAGCTGTGAGAACACTAACGTTAGGggtacaatcatccagcgatgagaggatctgtgttccagcctcaaatagtgctcCCGGTGATGATGGGTGAgtgttgtcaggtgtgtgtgtgggccaagggcaggagcccacagtgagctccgcccaggcagagagggagagaacagaaacagcaattgTAGCCTTGTGGGGCCGACCGGGCAGGCACGGAGACCATGACACAAACTACTTGCAAAGACCTAATAAAACTTTGAAAAGTGCTACACAAAGCAGAAGTAgagaaccttcaaagtaaaaattacgccttttcaatcaatcaatcaatcaatcaatcaatcaatcaatcaaggctttattcgccacgtgcaggttgccctgcagtgaattCCCAGAggggaacaagcatcgaaggcgtttggaaagggaggggggatgagtgtgtgcatgtgtatatgtatgtgtgtgcgtgcgtgcgtgtccagagttcagctgagacattggaacagactaaacacagtcgttatcagggtgtttttgttcggctccagccttgcgaCCGCAGCTGGCGCTGAAAaggtatccgcatgaagtgatggtgcttttaacttttaactttaGTGCTAACAGCTCagatgaatttcaaagctgttctaacagtccaacactggtctctcaatctcccgttggagagccgtgagcttctccatgatgttatcaaacttgcgctctgtgatgttgtcattcttgtgctcaaagagccgattctgagaactcacgaccacAGTGAGCTTCCCCAAGATGTAATCCAATTTGcgctcagagatgttattccgagcGAGCCCTTccaagatgtaatccagtttgcactcagagatcttattctgagtattcacggcagccgtAAGCCTTTCCAAGATCTTGTCCGTGCTGcgctcaatgagcccattttgagaaactcacgcctcttcccatcgtttcaatcccagcgggcagccttgtgggggtttgaacagccggttctgcttccttaattcttcgataagtcagggccaagccagctccgatcagccagaaccctgttaccatggttccgaataggtcgatatcttcagcactcaggctcacccaagcccaaacttctcattgagaaaggggtgtcaattgcatttagggaccagttgatccaatccataattcctcttttaggttttagataacagactgtgagagaatgttccagggaaaagtaatacaaaaaacacgagactagacaaggacacaagaggctaagcagggaagctaagggagaggatGAGAGGAGAAAAATGCAACCGCCTTCGTCAAAAGCAAGAGCAGAGAGGTGTTGGTTGAAGTCGTAAAGAAACAAAGTCCTTCATTTCAAGAGTAAAcggtgagtgtttgcagacaaatttTATCTTCAATATAAACAGTGGGGAATTGCCCAAATCTGCTAGCAATTTTGTAAGCTATCTCACCAGCAAcagccagcaaccacttgccaaccagtAGGGGAAGAAACATTTTCGCCCTCACAACCAGTGGATGCTAGGGCATCTCCATCCAGTATAGGCCCatgtgactgaggccttaacaaattttttattgtttatgagAGATGTGGAGTGTATTATCACTTAAAAGCTGGAACAATAGTTTTAGTCCCCATCTTGTAGTCCCCCTCGCATGACAAATTAACTGCAGGATATATCAAAAAGAATCAAGTCTTCTAAGTCTATGAACCCCCCCCCCTAAATTAATACAACTTCAAGGAActgaaaagttacatttttatccTGATACAGTCTAATTAATGCCCCACTAGTCTAATTAATTTCAGGGAAAATGACTGATTCATCTTTGAAAAATCATCAGAATTTGATATCTGACAAGATAGTAGTTTTGTTAAGGAGCACCAGCCaaatgatatttaaaatattgtcaTCGTGCACATAATCTAACTTTTAGCATTCCTGTAGTGCTCATTAAGCAtttttatatagatatatatatctataagaATATAACAGAATATATCAAGAATATATCATTTATTGGTTAACAAGTGATTTCCATAGTAATAATTCACACATGCAACTAACTAGGAGTACTACCCCAAGATGTAGTTGAGAACTAGAAAAAGGGATTACATCAAACAACTTCatttaaattgtaatttttgATAACGTAAACTGAGTAAATGTACTTAAATACATTACAGCATTTGCTTTGTCTTAGCCTTCTTTATCCAGAACTGTGCTTGTAGAGTTTTACTTCTGAATAGATTAACATGGAGGATTTAGTCACTCTGGACACATGCAGTATAATCTTTTTCAAACAGTTTAAGTCTAATTCATACCTACAGCTCCTGTGCTCAGATATATGGTACCAACCTGCCTCTAGGAAAGACACCTAGCTTAATCCACATTGGATTAACCCTCCTGCCCTACTCCAGTTATGTAAACTCCCCAGCAAGCAAACCCAACATGATCTACTCATGCACTAAATTTATCCCCCAttatttcttgttctcttgCAGGCTAGGAAGCCTTCCGATGACAGGAGATGATGACACCCTAAAGTCCAGCTGTGAATGGCCAGGGTTTCTAAAGTA comes from the Astatotilapia calliptera chromosome 15, fAstCal1.2, whole genome shotgun sequence genome and includes:
- the pcare2 gene encoding photoreceptor cilium actin regulator, whose product is MGCSPSKGKLFSKPEGSPKASLGEVPQDVNNCRPVEVENTCLKTEVTENELPLPNEGFHSEETELFPLVSDAKTVPNLQDTDETEVNTMPQEIITDVEQTKGIKKTAKQKRSKGKKRSFENHRKFCHVQTKVDFPPHMLRAHQAAYNFLNPNISKYETLLGLLDQAAQTQLSLQPMMSALVLRFEEINQALEDMADEGELMLKEHGEYMTLPSGMICSANPRMNTTCQTDPPPDLLQQLLQQSTEKMKLVGGSVQALGDTTLEEAVEYFSSVYKLLNKKLQTKQTAEKRLFQVIAQVERAAMRKFNSEDSTLHSEDSGIGGENESLTGSERHRRHRGSAGSESWGSGVNIRSTFDSLPSNSTNLGDHNEDEDEDEDDYDDDDKENEEEESDTRGRKRSNSSPPDPSQAIHYMFTNYNRDQQATVKQPLIDPVIAKPEHLSLTTCGMTELQNSQWVLDDRIKMMAEIQGNKELPRPHCKLDRAEVRRHSLNGLSGSHKGVVRPNKTNCSVTILANQPPKRHSVRRLIHTFSKVADGRPEQSLTNIPPHNRMPRKSGLLQLSDAVNDKESSVNSGNNNNSWPDSKDELDMDNLPPPPPEVLMDNSFQSTQVLAGTEVGLQKPFSSQVINPKIGIFHRLKASIHNVEVLPNRACMRPRSIAISPAHPVTQDGVTGTQDADQLQSETDLNLEIKNNLYQKACKIIHLRDAAESSDKRNLVEPGIRATSPLQLTIDRKYNSNEFYEGELSPCSLTVIAPPVSRVRLPPSCPSTCKRFPSPPVIRPQSTSRHSSRPSSPRTVTRCIDNKTEEIIPSVSFRDARSVFCQNEFQNLKTCLPPERSALPRQGGEVSRGRLLTRATDTSTRRTQSDHRPSGTLHSEFLKDASLASMQEKRSNLLPQNTG